Part of the Cryptosporangium arvum DSM 44712 genome, ACCCCGAGGCCACCTGGGGCTTCGTCGGCGTCGTGATCTCCACCGCGGACCTCTCGGCGTCGGTCTGGCGCTGGTTCCTGGACGGGTCGGAGTGGAGGGTCGAGAAGGTCATCACGATCCCCGCCGAGCCCGCCGACCCGGCGCTGCTGCCGCCGCTGCTCCAGCCGTTCGCGGCGGTTCCGCCGCTGGTCACCGACATCGACCTGTCGGTCGACGACAAGTTCCTGTACGTGTCCTGCTGGGGCACCGGCGAGCTCAAACAGTTCGACGTCAGCGACCCGGCCCACCCGGTCGAGACCGGCTCGGTGCGCCTCGGCGGCATCGCCGGGCGCACCCCCCACCCGGCGCGCCCCGACCTGCCGCTCGCGGGTGGCCCGCAGATGGTCGAGGTCAGCCGGGACGGCCGCCGGGTGTACTTCACGAACTCGCTCTACGGGGCCTGGGACGACCAGTTCTTCCCCGACGGCGTGGGCGCCTGGATGGCCAAGCTGGACGCCGACCCCGCCGGCGGGCTCCGAGTCGACCCGGCGTTCTTCCCCCAGGGTGAGGAGTTCCGCGGCCGCCGCGTGCACCAGATCCGCCTGCAGGGCGGCGACGCCTCGTCAGACTCGTACTGCTACCGGTGACGGTTCCTCGGCCACGGTGAGCCGCGCTCCTTCCACGTCGACGTTCGGCAACCACCGGTCGAGCGGGCGGGGGAGCCACCAGGCCGCCCGGCCGAGCAGCGAGAGCACCGCGGGCACGATCGTCATGCGGACGACGAACGCGTCCACGGCGACGCCGAACGCGAGCGCGAAGCCCAGCGACTTGATGATCGGCTCGTCGCTGAGCACGAACCCGGCGAAGACGCAGATCATGATGATCGCGGCCGCGCTCACCACCCGGGCGCCGTGGCTGACCCCGCTGATCACGGCGGCGTCCGGGGTGGCGCCGTGCACGAACTCCTCGCGGGCCCGGGTGACCAGGAAGACCTCGTAGTCCATCGCCAGCCCGAACAGGATGCCGATCAGGAAGATCGGCATGATGCTGACGATCGGCGCGGTCGTGTCGACGCCGAGCAGGCCCGCGAGCCAGCCCCACTGGAAGACCGCGACGGTCGCGCCGAACGTCGCCGCGATCGAGAGCAGGAACCCCACGGTCGCCTTGAGCGGCACGGCGAGGCTGCGGAACACCAGCATGAGCAGGAGGAACGCCAGGCCCACGACGACCGTGAGGTACGGAACGAGCGCGTCGGTGAGCTTGTCGGAGACGTCGATGCCGAGCGCGGTCGGGCCGGTCACCGCAAGCGTCGCGCCGGGTGGGTCGGGCTGGGCGCGGATCGTCTCGACGAGCGCCGTCGTCTCCGCCGCACTGGGGCCGCTGCCCGGCACCACGGTGAGCAGAGCGGTGTCACCGGCCGGGTTGACCGTGGGCGGGGTGACCGCGACGACGTCGTCGAGGCCGCGCAGGGTCGCACCGGCCTGGTCGGCGGCGGCCGCGGCCCGCCCCGGCTCGGCCTCGACCAGGACGACGAGCGGACCGTTGAAGCCGGCCCCGAAGCCCTCGCTGAGCTGGTCGTATGCCGTGCGCTGCGTGGTGCCGACCGGGGCCGTGCCCTCGTCCGGCAGCGCGAGCCGCAGGTCGAGCGCCGGCAGCGCGGTCAGCACCAGCAAACCGGTCGCGGCCAGCACCACCCCGACCCGGTGGGTGACCACCGACCGCGCCCACCGCTCCCCGAGCGGACGCCGTCCCTCCGGTCCGGCCGGCGGCCGCCCGGTGCGGGCGCGGCGGGGGAGGACGCGGTTCCCGGCGAAACCGAGAAGGGCGGGGAGGAGCGTCAGGCTGATCAGGACGGCGACGGCGACGGTTCCGGCGGCGGCCAGCCCCATCGACGTCAAGAACGAGATGCCGACGACGGAGAGCGCGGCGAGCGCGATGACGACCGTGAGACCGGCGAACACGACCGCGGACCCGGCGGTGCCGATCGCGTGCCCTGCTGCGTCCTCGCCGCTGCGGCCCCGCCGGAGCTCGTGCCGGTAACGCGACAGCACGAACAGCGCGTAGTCGATGCCGACCGCGAGCCCGAGCATCAGCGCGAGCGTCGACGTGGTCGCGCTCAGGTCGAAGAACCCGGTCGCGATCCGGATGCCGAGCATCCCGAGCCCGACCCCGATCAACGCGGTGAGCAGCGGCAGCCCGGCCGCGACGAGCGAGGAGAACGTGAGCACGAGCACGAGCGCCGCGACCAGGACGCCGAGCACCTCACCGGCCGGGGTCTCGCCCGCTTCCTGGGCGGCCGACCCGGAGAACTCCACCCCGATCCCGGCCGGCTCCGCGGAACGACCGGCGTCGATCAACTGCTCGCGGGCGTCGTCGGCCAGATCGGTGACCGGGACGTCGTACGCGACGGTCGCGTACGCGGTCCGCCGGTCCTCGGCGACGACGAGGTCGGACACCGCCGCGACGTCGGGGAGCGCACGCAGCTCGGTGAGCGCGCCCTCGATCGCGGTCCGGGGCCCGGCACCGGCCAGGTCGCCTGCGGTGAACACGACGTTCGCCGACGCGGTGTCCCCGGACCCGGTGTTCATCTTCGCGCTGATCACGTCCATCGCCCGGGACGACTCGGTGCCGGGGATCGAGAAGCCTTCCTCGCTGGGGCCCGACATCGTCGCCGCGCCCACGCCGAACAGCACCACCAACACGACCCAGGCCGCGGTCATCCGGCCGCGACGCCGATAGGAGAACCGGCCCAGCCGGTACAGGAGAGTAGCCACGGATCCGACGATCGCCGGGTGGGCGTCCCGCGTCGTCGTGCCGCTGCAGGCCGGGGACTACCACGGTCGTGGTACCGACGCCGCCGGCCGCTACCACGACCGGACGAGGTAGCCCGCGACCTGCTCGTTTACTGTCGATCTCGATGATGTCGAGAGTCCGCGCGCACCAGGCCCTGCTCACCGACCTGCTGCTGGCGGGGGTGACGGGGTTCCTGAGCCTCCAGGCCGAGCAGACCGTCGAGCTGCCCTGGCGCGTGCCGCTCGCGGTGATCGGCGTCGGGTCGATCCTGCTGCGCCGCCGCTACCCGTTGCCGGTGCTGGTGTTCGTCACGCTCGTCGTGGCGGGCGGGGTGGTCTCCGGGTTTCTGTTCCCGGCGCTGGCCCTCGGGATGGGCGTGCTGATGTACTCGGTCGCGCTCGACCTGGAGGGACGGCGGCCGTGGGGGTACGCGGCCCTGGTGTCGGCGGCGGTCTGCGTGCCCGGGCTGATCCTGCACTTCGACATGTGGTGGGGTGTGAACTCGTTCGCGGTGCCGGTGTGGATCTTCGGGGGAGCGGCGATCGGGGACTCGGTCCGGTCGCGGCGGGCCTACATCGCCGAGGTGACCGAGCGTGCGCGGCAGGCCGAGCTCACCCGCGAGGAGGAAGCGCGGCGGCGGGTGATCGACGAGCGGCTGCGGATCGCCCGGGAGCTCCACGACGTCGTCGCGCACCACATCGCGGTGATCTCCGTGCAGGTGGGCGCGGCGACGCACGTCCTGCGACGCGACCCGGAGCAGGTCTGGCCGGTGCTGACGCACATCCGGTCGGCCGCGGACACGGTGCTGACCGAGATCCAGTCGGTGGTCGGCGTGCTGCGTGATCCGAACGAGGTGACGAGCACCGAGCCGACGCCCGGGATGGACCGGTTGCCCGCGCTGCTGGAGGACCTGCGGGCGATGGGCTTCGCGGTGTCGTTCGCCGAGCACGGAGAGCACCGCGCGCTGCCGGCGATGACCGACATCACCGCGTACCGGATCCTCCAGGAGGCCCTCACCAACGCCCGCCGCTACGGCGACGGGTCCGCGTCGCTGTCGGTGGACTTCGGTACCGAGGAGGTCCGGGTGACGGTGGAGAACCGGATCCGCCCGTCCGCCGCCGCGGGGTCGGGGTTCGGCCTGCTCGGTATGCGTGAACGGGCCACCGCCGCCCACGGCACGCTCGAGACCGGCCCCACCGCCGACGGCTCCTTCCGGGTGCACGCCGTGCTCCCGCTCCGCGCGGAGGTGACCGCGTGATCCGGGTTCTCCTGGTCGACGACCAGGCGCTGATCCGGGCCGGGTTCCGGATGATCATCGACGCCGAGCCCGGTCTCGAGGTCGTCGGTGAGGCGGCGGACGGCCGGGCCGCGGTCGACCTCGCCTACTCCGCGATGGCCGACGTCGTCCTGATGGACCTGCGCATGCCGACGATGGACGGCATCGAAGCGACCCGCCGCATCGGCGCGGACGACCGGCTGGCCGGCGTCCGGGTCCTCGTCCTCACGACGTTCGAGGAGGACGACAACGTGGTGCTCGCGCTGGAGGCCGGGGCCAGCGGGTTCCTGGGCAAGAACGTCGACCCCGACGACCTGGTCGCGGCGATCCGGGTGGTCGCGGACGGCGAGGCGCTGCTCTCCCCGCGCGCCACCCGGGGTCTGGTCGCGCGTTTCATCGCCCAGCGCCGCCCGGAGGCCACCGACCACCCGGGTCTGCGCTACCTCACCGACCGCGAGCGCGAGGTGCTCGTGCTGGTGGCGCACGGTCTGTCCAATGAGGAGGTCGCCGCCCGCCTCACGGTGTCGCCGCTGACCGCGAAGACCCACGTGAACCGCGCGATGACCAAACTCGGCGCCCGCGACCGGGCCCAGCTCGTCGTGGTGGCCTACCAGAGTGGCCTGGTGCGACCGGGCGACGCCCTGCCCTAGCGGCCGGTGCGGTGCGACTCGGCGTCACCGGGGGGTGCCGCCGGGGTGTCGCCGGTCGCGTAGGCGCGGAGGCGGTCGGCGAAGGCGGCGACGAGGTCGCGCAGTTCGGCCGGGCGCTCGACGGTGAACGGGGCGTCGAGGGAGGCGAGGACGGCGGGGAGCCAGTCGAGGCTCTCCACCCGCAGCTCCACGTCGAGGTGATCGCCTCGGTCGTGGACGAGCGCGAGGCCGGGTGGAAGCCGGCGGCGGACCTGGGCGGGGGTGGCGTGCACGCGCAGGCGGACGTGGTGGCGGTAGGGCACGGTCGCGAGCCGGTGGAGCAGGTGCTCGGCCGGGTCGCGGTGCTCCGGCGGGGTGAACGTGCCCGGCCCGGTACGCACGCTCGCGATCCGGTCCAGGCGCAGGACGCGGTCCTCGCCGTCCGCGGCCCCGGTGACGTACCAGTGGTCGTTGTGGACGAC contains:
- a CDS encoding MMPL family transporter, with amino-acid sequence MATLLYRLGRFSYRRRGRMTAAWVVLVVLFGVGAATMSGPSEEGFSIPGTESSRAMDVISAKMNTGSGDTASANVVFTAGDLAGAGPRTAIEGALTELRALPDVAAVSDLVVAEDRRTAYATVAYDVPVTDLADDAREQLIDAGRSAEPAGIGVEFSGSAAQEAGETPAGEVLGVLVAALVLVLTFSSLVAAGLPLLTALIGVGLGMLGIRIATGFFDLSATTSTLALMLGLAVGIDYALFVLSRYRHELRRGRSGEDAAGHAIGTAGSAVVFAGLTVVIALAALSVVGISFLTSMGLAAAGTVAVAVLISLTLLPALLGFAGNRVLPRRARTGRPPAGPEGRRPLGERWARSVVTHRVGVVLAATGLLVLTALPALDLRLALPDEGTAPVGTTQRTAYDQLSEGFGAGFNGPLVVLVEAEPGRAAAAADQAGATLRGLDDVVAVTPPTVNPAGDTALLTVVPGSGPSAAETTALVETIRAQPDPPGATLAVTGPTALGIDVSDKLTDALVPYLTVVVGLAFLLLMLVFRSLAVPLKATVGFLLSIAATFGATVAVFQWGWLAGLLGVDTTAPIVSIMPIFLIGILFGLAMDYEVFLVTRAREEFVHGATPDAAVISGVSHGARVVSAAAIIMICVFAGFVLSDEPIIKSLGFALAFGVAVDAFVVRMTIVPAVLSLLGRAAWWLPRPLDRWLPNVDVEGARLTVAEEPSPVAVRV
- a CDS encoding histidine kinase — encoded protein: MMSRVRAHQALLTDLLLAGVTGFLSLQAEQTVELPWRVPLAVIGVGSILLRRRYPLPVLVFVTLVVAGGVVSGFLFPALALGMGVLMYSVALDLEGRRPWGYAALVSAAVCVPGLILHFDMWWGVNSFAVPVWIFGGAAIGDSVRSRRAYIAEVTERARQAELTREEEARRRVIDERLRIARELHDVVAHHIAVISVQVGAATHVLRRDPEQVWPVLTHIRSAADTVLTEIQSVVGVLRDPNEVTSTEPTPGMDRLPALLEDLRAMGFAVSFAEHGEHRALPAMTDITAYRILQEALTNARRYGDGSASLSVDFGTEEVRVTVENRIRPSAAAGSGFGLLGMRERATAAHGTLETGPTADGSFRVHAVLPLRAEVTA
- a CDS encoding response regulator, translated to MIRVLLVDDQALIRAGFRMIIDAEPGLEVVGEAADGRAAVDLAYSAMADVVLMDLRMPTMDGIEATRRIGADDRLAGVRVLVLTTFEEDDNVVLALEAGASGFLGKNVDPDDLVAAIRVVADGEALLSPRATRGLVARFIAQRRPEATDHPGLRYLTDREREVLVLVAHGLSNEEVAARLTVSPLTAKTHVNRAMTKLGARDRAQLVVVAYQSGLVRPGDALP